The Candidatus Nitrosoglobus terrae genome segment TGTAGGCTCTCATTTGCTATTGAAATTATCGAAAAGATAAAGCATTTCTTTTCAATTGAACATATTATCTTTGTGCTTGCGATGCATAGAAATCAGCTAGAAGGATCTATTAAACATATATACGGAAAAGATATTGATGCCTATACGTATCTGCAAAAATTTATTAGTGTTGAAGCCACTCTTCCGCCGAAATTTTACTCCAACTACGATCATGGTAGCTACATTCAGCGATTAATAAAGTTACATGAGATTCCAAATTATAATAATACTCATGAGGGTATTGTTTCTTATTTGATCCCGTTAGTTAGGCATTTTGAATTTTCTCTAAGGCAGATTGAAAAAGTATTTACTAATTTAGCTATTATTTATGGTATTTCTAATGCTAAACAGGATAAATCTCTATTAGATTCCCCTGCGCTTATAGTCTTTATTTCAGCGGTTAGGGTGAAAAATTCAAATTTATTTGAAAGGCTTCAAAAGCAAAACATTACATTTAAGGATTTATGGGAAGGGCTTAAAATAGCCCAAGTAGATTTCTCCTTAGAGAATTTGCGTAATTGGGTGCGCTTTGGGGTACTATCGGAAGAAGAATTTTGTACCCTTAGTGTAGATGATCCTGCTAGAAAAGTAATCAATCACTATAACATTAGAGAGAAGATAATTCCACTGCTTTGCCAGAGGCTTAGCATGTTTCAGTAGAGTGGTAGTTTTTATTTTTCTTCAATATTGAATCCCCCCCGAGCAAGGGAAGGCAAATCCCCTGTTAATCCTGAAGCTTGGCGCATGATTAGATGTTTAATAGGCGTAATTTTATCCGTTGCGGTAAGGCCGAGGTTACGAATCACTTGGATGGGTAGTAAGGTGCTGCTAAAAAGACGCTTAAGAGCATCAATAGCAAGCTGAGTAGTAAAGTTATCTCCCTTCCTCCAGCGCTCAAAACGTCGTAAAGTAAGAAAATCCCCAGGATCTTTAATCTTTTTAGCGGTGGTTAATACTTCTGCTAAAACGGCGGCATCCAGTAACCCTAAATTTACCCCTTGACCCGCAAGGGGGTGAATGATATGAGCCGCATCTCCAACTAATGCTAGACGAGGCTGAACATAGGTTTTTACGTGGTGTGTACTGAGGGGAAAAGCAGCTCTAGGACTCATCACTTGGGTAGCCCCTAGGCGGTACTCAAAGGCAGTACTCAGGGCGGTGGAAAATGCAGGGTTATCTAATGCGCATAACCGCTCAGCCTCTTCTGAGCGTGTACTCCAGACAATAGAGCATTGATGGGGATCTTGTAGCGGTAAAAAAGCAAGCACACCCTCAAGGAGAAAACGTTGCCAAGCGGTTTCTTCGTGGGATTTTTCAGTGTGAATGGTAGCAACCAAACCTTTTTGTTGATAATCTTGGCAATAATTACTAATACCAACTAATTCTCTAACTTTAGACTGTGCTCCATCAGCACCTACTAATAAACTACTATTTAAGCAAGAACCTTCCTCTAATCGTATGCTTATATTCTGATCTTTTTGAATAATTCCATTGAGGTGCCCCGGTAAATAGAGATCAATATTATTCTGTTTTTTACAGGCTTCAAGGAGAACGCTTTGAATAATTTTGTTTTCAATGATATGCCCTAGGTGAGATTCTCCGATGGTAGCGCTATCAAAGTGAATTTCCCCAATTCTCGCTGTATCCCATACGTGCATTTTTCGAAAGATGCTGACTCGTTTTGCTTCTATATCCTGCCAAATACCTATATTTTTAAAAATATTTTCAGAAGCACGAGTAATAGCACTGACTCGTAGATCATAAGCATTTTCAGATATATCGTTTGCATTTGGTACAGGTAAGTTTGCTTCTACGAGCGCAATTTGAAATTTGGATGACTGACTTAGCGTTAGTGCTAAACAGGAACCCACCATGCCAGCGCCAACAATAATGATGTCATAAGAAGAGGGGCTTAGAGTCACAATGCCAGTCCTCGAGTTAGGCGGGGTTGTTGTCCTAGAAGTCCAGTGGCTTGACGAATAAGCAATTGCTTAAGTGGAGGAATTAAATCTAAAGCAGTTAAGCCTAATCCTCGACTTTGACTAAGTACTGGATAATCATTTGAAAAGAGATAGATTAAAGAATCTGTAAATTTTGTCACTAAGCATTGATCTCGATAACGCCATTTTGTATAAGTTGATAGGGCATCGAGGCTTCCATAATCTTGGCCAACTTTATGGGCATCAGCAATCATTTCAGCTAAAGCAGCAACATCTCGTAATCCTAAATTAAACCCTTGGCCAGCAACGGGATGGAGGTTATGGGCAGCGTTGCCTATTAGTACAGCTCGGTGCGTAATCTGCTGCTGCGCCCAAAGTAGCTGAAGTGGATAAGCATAGCGTTTACTGGTGCGAATGAGCCGGCCTAAGCGTCTTCCAAAACGCTGCTGTAATAGAGAGAGAAAAATTTTATCATTTACTGCGGTAAGATAAGGCGCTTGGGCATTTTTTACGGTCCAAACTACATTGGAGTATCCCTCGTTTAAAGGTAGTAATGCCAATGGTCCAGTATCAGTAAATCGTTCAAAAGCCGTATATTGATGAGACCGTTCTGTAGCTACATTAGTAGTAATAACTGTTTGACCATAGTCTTTTTGATAAACGGGGATCTGTAATAACTGTCGTGTTAGGGAATGCCCC includes the following:
- a CDS encoding KAP family P-loop NTPase fold protein: MRITTPPLDIQESHGFKNDLLQRKQLGESLTNLVINSTEALVISLNSQWGEGKTTFVKMWQGLLKEQNIHSIYIDAFQNDHTDDAFILIVSAISSYADRHAGKNKIKKFKKIAIETGKHLIPWAAKTVTKAFTFNLIDNEGMERLLAQKNIVQDTSEAVGGYVKERLETHTKKVELIEAFKKSLSELPSKLENNTSAKLVIIIDELDRCRLSFAIEIIEKIKHFFSIEHIIFVLAMHRNQLEGSIKHIYGKDIDAYTYLQKFISVEATLPPKFYSNYDHGSYIQRLIKLHEIPNYNNTHEGIVSYLIPLVRHFEFSLRQIEKVFTNLAIIYGISNAKQDKSLLDSPALIVFISAVRVKNSNLFERLQKQNITFKDLWEGLKIAQVDFSLENLRNWVRFGVLSEEEFCTLSVDDPARKVINHYNIREKIIPLLCQRLSMFQ
- a CDS encoding UbiH/UbiF/VisC/COQ6 family ubiquinone biosynthesis hydroxylase, whose amino-acid sequence is MTLSPSSYDIIIVGAGMVGSCLALTLSQSSKFQIALVEANLPVPNANDISENAYDLRVSAITRASENIFKNIGIWQDIEAKRVSIFRKMHVWDTARIGEIHFDSATIGESHLGHIIENKIIQSVLLEACKKQNNIDLYLPGHLNGIIQKDQNISIRLEEGSCLNSSLLVGADGAQSKVRELVGISNYCQDYQQKGLVATIHTEKSHEETAWQRFLLEGVLAFLPLQDPHQCSIVWSTRSEEAERLCALDNPAFSTALSTAFEYRLGATQVMSPRAAFPLSTHHVKTYVQPRLALVGDAAHIIHPLAGQGVNLGLLDAAVLAEVLTTAKKIKDPGDFLTLRRFERWRKGDNFTTQLAIDALKRLFSSTLLPIQVIRNLGLTATDKITPIKHLIMRQASGLTGDLPSLARGGFNIEEK
- the ubiH gene encoding 2-octaprenyl-6-methoxyphenyl hydroxylase — its product is MSSSLDYDLLIAGGGLVGGSLALALAPRSLRIGIIEATPPTGTSEPPNADTDSRAIALAFSSRRILESIGCWSTIAPKAIPIHHIHISNRGHFGVTRLDTTQASLPALGYVVRMEVLTQAIYQQLKKFAQIEFIRPAKIINIINNAEKIQVQITSQTHIQTLSTQLLVVAEGGHSLTRQLLQIPVYQKDYGQTVITTNVATERSHQYTAFERFTDTGPLALLPLNEGYSNVVWTVKNAQAPYLTAVNDKIFLSLLQQRFGRRLGRLIRTSKRYAYPLQLLWAQQQITHRAVLIGNAAHNLHPVAGQGFNLGLRDVAALAEMIADAHKVGQDYGSLDALSTYTKWRYRDQCLVTKFTDSLIYLFSNDYPVLSQSRGLGLTALDLIPPLKQLLIRQATGLLGQQPRLTRGLAL